The stretch of DNA TGAGACAAGGCTCGTGATGACAATGAACGCCCGCGAACTGCACCATTTCTTCTCTCTGAGGCTTTGCAGAAGAGCTCAGTGGGAGATAAGGGAACTGGCACGAAAAATGCTGATACTGGCAAGAGACGCAGCTCCCGACATATTTGATGTCGCGGGACCTTCCTGTGTCGTTGAAGGAGTATGCAAAGAGGCTCACCCATGCGGTGAGCCGTATGTGAGCATGGAGAAGATGTTGTCTGAATGAAGAATATCAGAATTGCTCTGCGGCGGATGACCATATCCGCTGCGTTGGGTGTTCCGAAGAGGATACCGGTAGGCGGTCAGGCAGTTATAGAGGGAGTGCTTATGAAGGGTCCGGAACATTGGGGGCTGGCGGTCAGGGAACCGGGAGGTTCCATCTGGCTCACGGCGTGGCTCGGTTCCGGTTGGCTCAAAAGGGGCATATGGAAATATCCGGTCATCCGTGGTTTTGCAACTATGGTAGAGATGATGAGGATAGGCATGAGGGCCCTCTCCCTTTCCGCGGAGATCAGCCTCGGTGAGGAGGACAACATCACTCCGCTTGAGATGGCAGGAGCGATAGCCGTTGCCATCTTTGCAGTCGCGGGACTTTTTGTCGCGCTGCCGATGCTTGTTTCGGAATACCTCACATCCCTCTTGGGCCTTGCACATCTGACAAAAAACATCGCAGAGGGCATACTGAGGGGTATAATTTTTGTCGGTTATGTCGCAATGATAGGACTTTGGAAGGATATACAGCAGGTCTTTGCATACCATGGAGCGGAGCACAAAACGATAAACGCTTATGAGAACGAAGCCGAGCTCGCGCCTGAGAACGTGGCAAAGTTTTCGAGGATACACAGGCGCTGCGGTACCTCTTTCCTGCTGGTAGTGATCTTGGTCAGCATAATAGTATTTTCCGCAATAGGGGGAGGGTCACTGCTGTGGAGGATAGGAAGCAGGGTACTTCTGCTGCCTCTGGTGATAGGCATCTCATATGAGTTCATAAAAGGTGCGTCAAACTCTGATACTTGGGGAAGATACTGCATAATGCCGGCCCTTTCGCTCCAGTACATCACAACAAGGGAACCAAGGATCGACCAGATAGAAGTTGCCCTGGCCGCGCTGGATTTGGCTTTGCACCCGGATACAGCCGCGGAAAACACGCAGAGTGAAGCAGTTGGGAACAATATTGAAGCAGTGGTGAAGCAGTTGTAAGGGTGGACAAAAATCTGGCAACGACTGCTTGCCAATTGCTCACGCTTGCCGATCGCTTGCCAGTCTTTACAACTGGTTCACGCGGCAGATACTGCCGCAGTTTCACGCAGGAAGGACCATCCTGCAACTAAAACAGGTGGTGTAACAACATATGGAATTGATGAATAAGTTAAGGGAGATCGAACAGAGTTATAAGGAGATCGAGACGCGCATGGCTGATCCGGAGGTCGCTAACGACCCCCAGGAGATGCAGTCGCTTGGAAAGAAGCACGTTGACCTGACCCCGATCGTAGATGCATTCATGCAGTACGAATCCGTACTGCAGGGGATCAAGGACTCGAAGGAAATGATCGCGGGGGACGACAGGGAGATGGCCGAGCTTGCAAAGGAAGAGCTGGCTCTCCTGGAATCTCAGGTCGAGGGCCTGGAAAGGCAGATCCAGATCCTCCTGCTGCCGAAGGACATCAACGATGACAGAAGCGTCATCATTGAGATAAGGGGAGGTGCGGGAGGAGACGAGGCAGCCCTCTTTGCCGCCAACCTTTTCCGAATGTATACGAGATTTGCCGAACGCCAGAGGTGGAAGACAGAGATCATATCGGGAAGCGAGACTGGCATAGGCGGATATAAGGAAATAATCTTCAGGATCGACGGAACAGGGGCATACAGCAGCCTGAAGTTCGAAAGCGGTGTCCACAGGGTACAGCGCGTGCCCGAGACAGAAGCAAGCGGACGCATACACACATCTACGGCGACTGTAGCAGTCCTCCCTGAAGCAGCGGACGTCGACATCGAAGTCCGTACCGAGGATCTTAAGATCGACACCTACCGAGCCAGCGGAGCAGGCGGACAGCACGTCAACATGACGGACTCGGCTGTAAGGATCACACACCTTCCGACTGGTATAGTCGTGACGTGCCAGGACGAGAGATCACAGATCAAGAACAGGGCAAAGGCGATGCAGTTCCTGAGAACGAAGCTCTACGACGCAGAGCTGCAGAAGCAGAACGCCGAAATGGCCGCGGAGAGAAAGGGGCAGGTCGGGACAGGAGACCGCTCAGAACGCATCAGGACTTACAATTATCCGCAGAACAGGATATCAGACCACAGGATAAATCTCACACTTTACAAACTTGACCAGGTCATGGACGGAGACATCTATGAGCTAATACGCGCACTCTCAGATGCAGATCAGGCGGAAAAGCTTAAAATGCTGACCGTTTAAGGAGTAAAATTTGAAACTCTCCGAACTTCGTTCCGAATGTCTCAGCATGCTCCTGAAAGAAGGGATAGAGAGGCCCTTCTACACAGTTGACCTGATCCTCTCGAAAGCGCTCGGGATAGAAAGGGCGCTCCTTATAGCCAAAGGCTATATGGAAATTCCCGCGCAGAAATGTGTGGGAATTTTGTCTATGACAGAGAAGCGATCTGCGAGGGTCCCCCTCTCATATATACTGGGCGAAGCGGAATTTTACGGCAGGCCTTTTGAAGTAGGTGAAGGCTGTCTGATCCCCCGACCCGAAACGGAATTGCTTGTAGAAGAAATGCTGAATGCCTGTCCTGATGCTGAAAGATTTGCGGACTGGTGCACGGGGAGCGGATGCATAGGTTTAACACTGCTTCTGGAAAATCAGAATTTATCAGGCTATGGAATAGATTCAAGTCAAAATGCCCTAAATTGGGCAGATTTAAATACCTATAAATATAATTTAAAATCAAGATTTAGTTTAATATTGAATTCAGATCCCTCTGTATGCGATATTCCACCGGGATCACTTGATTTCATAGTTGCCAATCCGCCATATATTCCTTCCAAAGAGGTCAACAGGCTCATGTCAGATGTTAAGGACCACGAACCCATTGAAGCACTGGACGGCGGAGAGGACGGGACTAAACTCTACAGGCTCTTTTTTGAGAGTTTTCCGAGGTTTCTTAAGGATGGAGGCTTTATGGGATTCGAGACAGGCGGGGACGAACAGGCGGATATACTCATATCCATGGCCCCGGGCAATTTTGTTCTAATGAACAGGATTTTCGACTATAACGGCATATTACGGCACCTGACGTGGAAAAAGAATTGAAAATAATATAGAATTCGGAAAGTTATATCAGATAAAAAAATTTCGTGAAGGAGCGTTTTTTATGGAAAAAAGAGAACTTGTCATAATAGGAGCGGGACCTGCTGGTCTCACCTCCGCGATTTACGGACGCCGCGCCGGCCTTGATGTGCTGCTTCTCGAGAAAGGCATCCCCGGCGGTCAGATCAACATAACAGACGAAATAGAAAACTGGCCGGGTGTTATACATTCTTCAGGTTCAGAACTTGGTGTTTCTTTCAGGAAGCATGCCGAACACTTCAAAACGGAATTCAGGGACTGCACAGTATCCGGGATCGAGATAAGGAACGGAAGCAAGATCGTTATCACTGATAAAGGCGAAGTTG from Synergistaceae bacterium DZ-S4 encodes:
- the prmC gene encoding peptide chain release factor N(5)-glutamine methyltransferase; protein product: MKLSELRSECLSMLLKEGIERPFYTVDLILSKALGIERALLIAKGYMEIPAQKCVGILSMTEKRSARVPLSYILGEAEFYGRPFEVGEGCLIPRPETELLVEEMLNACPDAERFADWCTGSGCIGLTLLLENQNLSGYGIDSSQNALNWADLNTYKYNLKSRFSLILNSDPSVCDIPPGSLDFIVANPPYIPSKEVNRLMSDVKDHEPIEALDGGEDGTKLYRLFFESFPRFLKDGGFMGFETGGDEQADILISMAPGNFVLMNRIFDYNGILRHLTWKKN
- the prfA gene encoding peptide chain release factor 1, which produces MELMNKLREIEQSYKEIETRMADPEVANDPQEMQSLGKKHVDLTPIVDAFMQYESVLQGIKDSKEMIAGDDREMAELAKEELALLESQVEGLERQIQILLLPKDINDDRSVIIEIRGGAGGDEAALFAANLFRMYTRFAERQRWKTEIISGSETGIGGYKEIIFRIDGTGAYSSLKFESGVHRVQRVPETEASGRIHTSTATVAVLPEAADVDIEVRTEDLKIDTYRASGAGGQHVNMTDSAVRITHLPTGIVVTCQDERSQIKNRAKAMQFLRTKLYDAELQKQNAEMAAERKGQVGTGDRSERIRTYNYPQNRISDHRINLTLYKLDQVMDGDIYELIRALSDADQAEKLKMLTV
- a CDS encoding DUF1385 domain-containing protein; translated protein: MKNIRIALRRMTISAALGVPKRIPVGGQAVIEGVLMKGPEHWGLAVREPGGSIWLTAWLGSGWLKRGIWKYPVIRGFATMVEMMRIGMRALSLSAEISLGEEDNITPLEMAGAIAVAIFAVAGLFVALPMLVSEYLTSLLGLAHLTKNIAEGILRGIIFVGYVAMIGLWKDIQQVFAYHGAEHKTINAYENEAELAPENVAKFSRIHRRCGTSFLLVVILVSIIVFSAIGGGSLLWRIGSRVLLLPLVIGISYEFIKGASNSDTWGRYCIMPALSLQYITTREPRIDQIEVALAALDLALHPDTAAENTQSEAVGNNIEAVVKQL